The following are encoded together in the Paenibacillus antri genome:
- the sufU gene encoding Fe-S cluster assembly sulfur transfer protein SufU encodes MQLDDLYRRVIMDHYKTPRNQGELAEGTVGVELSNPTCGDRITLQLRIEDGVVREAKFKGEGCSISMASASMMTDAVKGKTLEQAIGLAERFSGLMKGEAVEFEEYEDIEALSGVNKFPARIKCATLAWNALRKGVESQP; translated from the coding sequence ATGCAATTGGATGATCTGTACCGCCGCGTGATTATGGATCATTATAAAACCCCGCGGAACCAAGGCGAGCTCGCGGAAGGAACCGTAGGCGTCGAGTTGAGCAATCCGACGTGCGGCGACCGCATTACGCTGCAGCTTCGGATCGAAGACGGCGTCGTACGCGAGGCGAAGTTCAAAGGCGAAGGCTGCTCGATCTCGATGGCGTCCGCTTCGATGATGACCGACGCGGTCAAGGGCAAGACGCTGGAGCAGGCGATCGGTCTCGCGGAGCGATTTTCCGGATTGATGAAGGGCGAGGCCGTCGAGTTCGAGGAATACGAAGACATCGAAGCGCTGAGCGGCGTGAATAAGTTCCCCGCTCGCATCAAGTGTGCTACACTTGCATGGAACGCGCTGCGCAAGGGCGTAGAATCGCAACCGTGA
- a CDS encoding bifunctional metallophosphatase/5'-nucleotidase translates to MTGRIEFVILHTNDLHSSFEAMPRIRSFFEAYQREQPPERLLRFDIGDHMDRVHAETEGTMGAANIDVMNATGYDAAVPGNNEGLTLSAADLEALYGRQAAFPTLVANLRPSEGASPASWIRPRLVIEREGIRIGLFGLTAAFAPFYRELGWDALDPFAAAEEQVALLRGEDRADVVIALSHLGIAHDRRLAETVSGIDLVLGGHTHHVIEALERVGGAYIGAAGKFGSHVGVVRLTVDRATRRVVGCEGGAVELPAEPADEGIGRLIDRHRAEARAALDRVVARLPRSLPADADRESPLGNLLAMALRRFCGADIGIVNAGQLLAGLEAGPVTAAALHAILPSPINPCSMLLRGDALRQAIEESMDAERRSYSFRGFGFRGKVLGALCLDGVKVVTSAGATGRDRRIENIFTGGEPLDDERWYRVATIDMFTFRIGYESLARGERIVYRLPEFLRDLLGETLASPGLEGRISEAFEPRYLDARQ, encoded by the coding sequence ATGACAGGGCGTATCGAATTCGTTATTTTGCATACGAACGACTTGCACAGTTCCTTCGAAGCGATGCCGCGCATTCGCTCGTTCTTCGAAGCTTATCAACGGGAGCAGCCGCCGGAGCGGCTGCTCCGTTTCGATATCGGCGACCATATGGACCGGGTGCACGCGGAAACCGAGGGCACGATGGGCGCCGCGAACATCGACGTCATGAACGCGACGGGGTACGACGCGGCCGTCCCGGGCAACAACGAAGGCTTAACGTTATCGGCGGCCGACCTGGAGGCGCTGTACGGACGGCAGGCTGCATTCCCGACGCTCGTCGCCAATCTGCGGCCGTCGGAGGGAGCCTCGCCCGCGTCGTGGATTCGGCCGCGGCTCGTCATCGAGCGCGAAGGGATTCGCATCGGCCTGTTCGGTTTGACGGCGGCGTTCGCGCCGTTCTATCGAGAGCTGGGCTGGGACGCTCTGGATCCGTTCGCCGCGGCGGAGGAGCAGGTGGCGCTGCTGCGGGGCGAAGACCGCGCCGACGTCGTCATCGCGCTCAGCCATCTCGGGATCGCGCACGATCGCCGGCTGGCGGAGACGGTGTCCGGCATCGACCTCGTGCTCGGCGGCCATACGCATCACGTTATCGAGGCGCTGGAGCGGGTCGGGGGAGCATACATCGGCGCCGCCGGCAAGTTCGGCTCGCATGTCGGCGTCGTTCGGCTGACGGTCGACCGCGCGACGCGGCGCGTCGTCGGCTGCGAGGGCGGCGCGGTCGAGCTCCCGGCGGAACCGGCCGACGAGGGAATCGGGCGGCTGATCGACCGCCACCGGGCGGAGGCCCGGGCGGCGCTCGACCGCGTCGTCGCGCGCCTGCCGCGAAGCCTGCCCGCCGACGCCGACCGGGAGTCGCCGCTCGGCAACCTGCTCGCGATGGCGCTGCGACGCTTCTGCGGCGCCGACATCGGCATCGTCAACGCGGGGCAGCTGCTCGCCGGCCTCGAGGCCGGGCCCGTCACGGCCGCGGCGCTGCACGCCATCCTGCCGTCGCCGATCAACCCGTGCTCGATGCTGCTGCGAGGGGACGCGCTCCGGCAGGCGATCGAAGAGTCGATGGATGCGGAGCGACGAAGCTACTCATTCCGCGGCTTCGGGTTCCGCGGGAAGGTGCTCGGCGCCTTATGCCTCGACGGCGTCAAGGTCGTGACGTCCGCGGGCGCGACGGGGCGGGACCGGCGGATCGAGAATATCTTCACGGGGGGCGAGCCGCTCGACGACGAGCGATGGTATCGCGTCGCCACCATCGATATGTTTACGTTCCGCATCGGATACGAATCGTTGGCGCGAGGCGAACGCATCGTGTACCGTCTGCCCGAATTTCTCCGGGATCTGCTCGGAGAGACGCTTGCTTCTCCGGGGCTCGAAGGCCGAATCTCGGAGGCGTTCGAGCCAAGATACTTAGACGCGCGTCAATAA
- the sufB gene encoding Fe-S cluster assembly protein SufB encodes MAKQMPEIGDYKYGFRDEHKAIFQSGKGLNADIVRSISEMKGEPEWMLEFRLKSLEQFHKMEMPKWGGNMDDLDFEDIQYYVKPSEKQGKTWEEVPTEIKETFDKLGIPEAEQKFLAGVSAQYESEVVYHSMQKELEDQGVIFMDTDSALREHPELFRKYFGTVVPPADNKFAALNSAVWSGGSFIYVPKGVKCEIPLQAYFRINSENMGQFERTLIIVDEDAFVHYVEGCTAPIYSTNSLHSAVVEILCLKNSRARYTTIQNWAPNIYNLVTKRAVAEENATMEWVDGNIGSKLTMKYPAVILKGRGAKGSVLSIAVAGKGQHQDAGAKMIHLAPDTTSTIVSKSISKHGGKVTYRGLASFGRNSEGAKANIKCDTLIMDNESTSDTIPYNEIMNDNITLEHEATVSKVSEDQLFYLMSRGLSEAEATQMIVMGFIEPFTKELPMEYAVEMNRLIKFEMEGSIG; translated from the coding sequence ATGGCGAAGCAAATGCCCGAAATCGGCGATTATAAATATGGTTTTCGCGACGAGCATAAGGCGATTTTCCAAAGCGGGAAGGGCCTGAACGCGGACATCGTCCGCAGCATCTCCGAGATGAAGGGCGAGCCCGAGTGGATGCTCGAGTTCCGCCTGAAGTCGCTGGAGCAATTCCATAAGATGGAGATGCCGAAGTGGGGCGGCAACATGGACGATCTGGATTTCGAAGACATCCAGTATTACGTCAAGCCGTCCGAGAAGCAAGGTAAGACATGGGAAGAAGTGCCGACGGAAATCAAGGAGACGTTCGATAAGCTCGGCATCCCGGAGGCGGAGCAGAAGTTCCTCGCCGGCGTCTCGGCGCAGTACGAATCCGAGGTCGTCTACCACAGCATGCAGAAGGAGCTCGAAGACCAAGGCGTGATCTTCATGGACACGGACTCGGCGCTGCGCGAGCATCCGGAGCTGTTCCGCAAATATTTCGGCACCGTCGTGCCGCCGGCGGACAATAAGTTCGCGGCGCTCAACAGCGCGGTGTGGTCGGGCGGCAGCTTCATCTACGTGCCGAAGGGCGTGAAGTGCGAAATTCCGCTTCAGGCGTACTTCCGGATCAACTCCGAGAACATGGGCCAATTCGAGCGGACGCTCATCATCGTCGACGAGGACGCGTTCGTCCACTACGTCGAAGGCTGCACGGCGCCGATCTACAGCACGAACTCGCTGCACAGCGCCGTCGTCGAAATTCTTTGCTTGAAAAATTCGCGCGCGCGCTACACGACGATTCAAAACTGGGCGCCGAACATCTACAACCTCGTCACGAAGCGCGCCGTCGCGGAAGAGAACGCGACGATGGAGTGGGTCGACGGCAACATCGGCTCCAAGCTGACGATGAAGTACCCGGCGGTCATCCTGAAGGGCCGCGGCGCGAAGGGCAGCGTGCTGTCGATCGCGGTCGCGGGCAAGGGCCAGCACCAAGACGCGGGCGCGAAGATGATCCACCTCGCGCCGGACACGACGTCGACGATCGTCTCGAAGTCGATCTCGAAGCACGGCGGCAAGGTGACGTACCGCGGTCTCGCTTCCTTCGGACGCAACTCCGAGGGCGCCAAGGCGAACATCAAGTGCGACACGCTCATCATGGATAACGAGTCGACGTCGGACACGATTCCGTATAACGAAATCATGAACGACAACATCACGCTCGAGCACGAAGCGACGGTGTCCAAGGTGTCCGAGGACCAGCTCTTCTACTTGATGAGCCGCGGCCTGTCGGAAGCCGAAGCGACGCAGATGATCGTTATGGGCTTCATCGAACCGTTCACGAAGGAGCTCCCGATGGAGTACGCCGTCGAGATGAACCGTCTCATCAAGTTCGAGATGGAAGGTTCGATCGGCTAA
- the moaA gene encoding GTP 3',8-cyclase MoaA: MSKLIDRFGRTHDYLRISVTDQCNLRCVYCMPEEGLEFLPNDKMMTAEEIVKIVRVGAKLGIRKIRITGGEPLVRGDIVDIVAGIAAVEGIEDIAMTTNGILLAKKAAALRQAGLTRVNISLDTLDASKFRMIARRGELAKVQEGIEAAAEAGFSPIKLNCVLLKGMNDAEIESFLRLSYERPLHVRFIEYMPIGHDDEGWRAMYLPLDRVREAAAGLPWAAEPIPDVKGNGPSEDWRFVGGKGSFGLIHPISDQFCAKCNRLRLTADGQLKPCLYWVDELNLRPWVDDEEALARIFFRALDIKPENHEMAARLAQEAQSHVPTARRMSQIGG, translated from the coding sequence ATGTCGAAGCTGATCGACCGGTTCGGAAGAACGCACGATTATTTGCGCATCTCGGTGACGGACCAATGCAATTTGCGCTGCGTCTATTGCATGCCCGAAGAGGGGCTCGAGTTTCTGCCGAACGACAAGATGATGACGGCGGAGGAGATCGTGAAGATCGTTCGCGTCGGCGCCAAGCTGGGCATTCGGAAAATTCGGATCACGGGCGGCGAACCGCTCGTCCGGGGGGATATCGTCGACATCGTGGCCGGCATCGCCGCGGTGGAAGGCATCGAGGACATCGCGATGACGACGAACGGCATCCTTCTGGCGAAGAAGGCGGCGGCGCTGCGCCAAGCGGGGCTGACGCGCGTCAACATCTCGTTGGATACGCTGGACGCCTCGAAGTTCCGCATGATCGCGCGACGGGGCGAGCTCGCCAAGGTGCAGGAAGGCATCGAGGCGGCGGCCGAGGCGGGCTTCTCGCCGATCAAGCTTAATTGCGTGCTGCTGAAGGGGATGAACGACGCGGAGATCGAATCGTTCCTGCGTCTGTCGTACGAGCGGCCGCTTCACGTACGCTTCATCGAATATATGCCGATCGGTCACGACGACGAAGGCTGGCGCGCCATGTACCTGCCGCTCGACCGCGTCCGGGAAGCGGCGGCCGGGCTGCCCTGGGCGGCCGAGCCGATACCGGACGTGAAGGGCAACGGCCCGTCGGAGGATTGGCGCTTCGTCGGGGGCAAGGGCTCCTTCGGGCTCATTCATCCGATCAGCGACCAGTTTTGCGCGAAGTGCAACCGGCTCCGCTTGACCGCGGACGGACAGCTGAAGCCTTGCCTGTATTGGGTCGACGAGCTGAACCTTCGGCCCTGGGTCGACGACGAGGAGGCGCTTGCGCGCATCTTCTTCCGGGCGCTCGACATCAAGCCCGAAAACCACGAGATGGCGGCCCGGCTCGCGCAAGAAGCGCAGAGCCACGTGCCGACGGCTCGGCGCATGTCGCAAATCGGCGGGTAA
- a CDS encoding cation:proton antiporter, protein MLVFELAIILLASKIAGDLSAKLGQPSVLGKLLIGIVLGPTVLGIVNSTDVLAEISQIGVILLMFIAGLETDMEEFKRSGKASAYVGVLGIALPLGLGYGAGLVMGLPQAEAIFLGLLLSATSVSISVQSLKELGKLKSKEGATILGAAVIDDVLVILALAFVMSFAGGDVHLGAVVLKKFVFFAAALLFAWKAVPWVLRKFAPLRVTEAVVSAGLIICFGYAYFAEYTGVAGIIGAYIAGVAISRTPHKHEVFEKVETIGYAIFVPVFFTSIGVSAEFSAIGEHLGLIAALSVLAVLTKLLGSGLGARLAGFGWRSSLGVGAAMVSRGEVALIIAAIGLEAGLLAADLFAVLVVVVLVTTILTPPMMKLFFRKDDGLPERPEAVAKAAPPGA, encoded by the coding sequence ATGCTGGTATTTGAATTGGCGATTATTTTATTGGCTTCTAAAATCGCCGGCGACCTGAGCGCGAAGCTCGGTCAGCCGTCCGTGCTCGGGAAGCTGCTGATCGGCATCGTGCTCGGGCCGACCGTGCTCGGCATCGTGAACAGTACGGACGTGCTGGCGGAGATCAGTCAGATCGGCGTGATCCTTCTGATGTTCATTGCAGGGCTGGAGACCGACATGGAGGAATTCAAGCGGTCGGGGAAGGCATCGGCGTACGTCGGCGTCCTCGGGATCGCGCTCCCGCTCGGTCTCGGCTATGGGGCCGGGCTCGTGATGGGGCTGCCGCAAGCGGAAGCGATATTCCTCGGGCTGCTGCTGTCCGCGACGAGCGTCAGCATCTCCGTGCAGTCGCTGAAAGAGCTCGGGAAGCTGAAATCCAAGGAGGGGGCGACGATTCTCGGCGCCGCCGTCATCGACGACGTGCTGGTCATTCTCGCCTTGGCGTTCGTGATGAGCTTCGCGGGCGGAGACGTCCACCTCGGCGCCGTCGTGCTGAAGAAATTCGTCTTCTTCGCCGCGGCGCTGCTCTTCGCTTGGAAAGCCGTCCCGTGGGTGCTGCGCAAATTCGCCCCGCTGCGCGTCACCGAGGCGGTCGTCTCCGCGGGCCTCATCATCTGCTTCGGCTACGCGTACTTCGCGGAGTACACCGGCGTGGCCGGCATCATCGGCGCGTATATCGCGGGCGTCGCCATCAGTCGGACGCCGCATAAGCACGAGGTGTTCGAAAAGGTCGAGACGATCGGCTACGCCATCTTCGTTCCGGTGTTCTTCACCTCGATCGGGGTGAGCGCCGAATTTTCCGCCATCGGCGAACATCTCGGCCTCATCGCGGCGCTCAGCGTGTTGGCCGTGCTGACCAAGCTCCTCGGCTCGGGCCTTGGGGCAAGGCTCGCCGGCTTCGGCTGGCGCAGCTCCCTCGGCGTCGGCGCCGCCATGGTGTCGCGCGGCGAGGTCGCGCTCATCATCGCCGCCATCGGCCTCGAGGCCGGCCTGCTCGCCGCGGACCTGTTCGCGGTCCTCGTCGTCGTCGTGCTGGTCACGACGATTCTGACGCCGCCGATGATGAAGCTGTTTTTCCGGAAGGACGACGGCTTGCCAGAGCGGCCCGAGGCCGTTGCCAAAGCCGCGCCTCCCGGCGCCTGA
- a CDS encoding cysteine desulfurase: MSALSPAELKPLFPILQQDVNGHPLVYLDSAATSQKPRQVIEAVQRYYERDNANVHRGVHTLGTRATDAYEGAREKVARFINARSASEIVFTRGATTSINTVAASYARAVCKPGDEIVISPIEHHANLIPWQQAAKATGATLKHLPMNDDGSFDLAGAAATITPNTKMVAVTHLSNVLGAVTPVEEIIALAHKHGAKVLLDGAQSAPHLKIDVQKLDCDFFAFSGHKMCGPTGIGALYGKRELLEAMEPVEFGGEMIDYVDLFDATWKEIPWRFEAGTPIIAGAVGLGAAIDFLTEVGMENIEAHDRQLAAYAWERLSAMDGVSVYGPASGRTSLVTFNLEDVHPHDVATVLDAEGVAVRAGHHCCQPLMRWLKVSATARASFYLYNDESDVDRLIASLQRAKEYFGHAIG; the protein is encoded by the coding sequence ATGAGCGCCCTCTCGCCTGCGGAGCTGAAGCCGCTGTTTCCGATTTTGCAGCAGGACGTGAACGGCCACCCGCTCGTGTACCTCGACAGCGCGGCGACGTCGCAGAAGCCCCGCCAAGTGATCGAGGCGGTGCAGCGGTACTACGAGCGCGACAACGCGAACGTGCACCGCGGCGTCCATACGCTCGGCACGCGGGCGACGGACGCTTACGAGGGCGCGCGGGAGAAGGTGGCGCGGTTCATTAACGCCCGCTCCGCTTCGGAGATCGTCTTCACGCGCGGCGCGACGACGTCCATCAATACGGTGGCCGCCAGCTACGCTCGCGCGGTATGCAAGCCGGGCGACGAGATCGTCATCTCGCCGATCGAGCACCATGCGAATCTCATTCCGTGGCAGCAGGCGGCGAAGGCGACGGGCGCGACGCTGAAGCACCTCCCGATGAACGACGACGGGTCGTTCGACCTCGCGGGCGCCGCGGCGACGATTACGCCGAATACGAAGATGGTCGCGGTGACGCATCTGTCGAACGTGCTCGGCGCCGTCACGCCGGTCGAAGAGATTATCGCGCTGGCGCATAAGCACGGCGCGAAGGTGCTGCTCGACGGGGCGCAGAGCGCGCCGCACCTGAAGATCGACGTGCAGAAGCTCGACTGCGACTTCTTCGCCTTCTCGGGCCACAAGATGTGTGGGCCTACGGGCATAGGGGCACTCTATGGCAAGCGCGAGCTGCTCGAAGCGATGGAGCCGGTCGAATTCGGCGGCGAGATGATCGATTACGTCGACCTGTTCGACGCGACATGGAAGGAAATCCCGTGGCGCTTCGAAGCCGGCACGCCGATCATCGCCGGCGCGGTCGGTCTCGGCGCCGCGATCGACTTCCTGACGGAAGTCGGCATGGAGAACATCGAGGCGCATGACCGCCAGCTCGCGGCGTATGCGTGGGAGCGGCTCTCCGCCATGGACGGCGTGTCGGTGTACGGCCCGGCGTCCGGGCGTACGTCGCTCGTGACGTTCAATCTCGAAGACGTGCATCCGCACGACGTCGCGACGGTGCTCGACGCCGAGGGCGTCGCGGTGCGCGCCGGCCACCATTGCTGCCAGCCGCTCATGCGGTGGCTGAAGGTGTCGGCGACGGCGCGGGCGAGCTTCTATCTGTACAACGACGAGTCGGATGTCGACCGCTTGATCGCATCGCTACAACGCGCAAAGGAGTACTTCGGCCATGCAATTGGATGA
- a CDS encoding PH domain-containing protein produces the protein MFGKIASEALGLSDIGKVIKPQDFDKVDSDDYVMHEDGEKIFFIIKSKKDEYCFTNLALIHLDGDSAVSKKRMLKRYNYATNEISSVFLETAGTVDMDVEIKFTIGSAHFSIDVDKKQIESVKDLYKALIKISEIVDSNETLFDYAKQSVGIAKESLGRIGSQGSSPVEQFNAITESAYDWLRNKHKELKVKDFGFVFEKYINQ, from the coding sequence TTGTTCGGAAAGATCGCATCGGAAGCGCTCGGATTAAGCGATATCGGGAAGGTCATTAAGCCGCAAGACTTCGACAAAGTGGACTCCGACGATTACGTCATGCACGAAGACGGGGAAAAAATTTTCTTCATCATCAAATCCAAGAAGGACGAATATTGCTTCACGAACCTGGCGCTCATCCATCTCGACGGCGACAGCGCGGTGAGCAAAAAGCGGATGCTGAAGCGTTACAATTACGCCACGAACGAAATTTCCAGCGTGTTCTTGGAGACGGCCGGCACGGTCGACATGGACGTGGAGATCAAATTCACCATCGGCAGCGCGCACTTCTCGATCGACGTCGACAAGAAGCAGATCGAATCGGTGAAGGACTTATATAAAGCTCTTATTAAAATTTCCGAAATCGTCGATTCCAACGAAACGTTGTTCGATTATGCGAAGCAGAGCGTCGGCATCGCGAAGGAATCGTTGGGCCGCATCGGCTCTCAGGGCTCTTCGCCGGTCGAGCAGTTCAATGCGATCACGGAATCGGCCTACGACTGGCTGCGCAACAAACATAAGGAGCTGAAGGTGAAAGACTTCGGCTTCGTGTTCGAGAAGTACATCAATCAATAA
- a CDS encoding HD-GYP domain-containing protein, translating to MLLLPLSMCRPGMRLGKAIYSDDGLVLLGERRELTDTMLNRLERFGIHYLYIEDSRTDDLVFQDIVSPETRARAVGEVKSQFRRMMDDSMKKRSVNGLQLGRAFKSIIDSILDDITSSQDAMLMLVNIHASDHYLFQHSVNVCIYSTILGQAYGYTREELFTLGLGALLHDIGKTQLPQDVLLKPSRLTNQEFEIIKSHPMLGFRMLKDEPNVPLLSAHIALQHHERVDGSGYPRAIAGDEIHEYARWVGLVDSYDAMTTHRVYRQAMLPHEAMERLYAGAGTLYDQHKIELFRDKVAIYPLGMIVALDTSEIGVVVDVNALSPQRPVVRIMYDADGRSVTPYEIDLSKSLTTYIKEANVAVADMSA from the coding sequence ATGCTGCTGCTGCCTCTTTCCATGTGCCGGCCGGGCATGCGGCTCGGTAAGGCGATCTATAGCGACGACGGGCTCGTGCTGCTCGGCGAGCGCAGGGAATTGACGGACACGATGCTGAACCGCCTCGAGCGATTCGGCATTCATTATCTCTACATAGAGGATTCTCGGACCGACGATCTCGTGTTCCAGGACATCGTCTCTCCGGAGACGCGGGCTCGCGCGGTCGGCGAAGTGAAATCGCAATTCCGCCGCATGATGGACGACTCGATGAAGAAGCGTTCCGTGAACGGATTACAGCTCGGCCGGGCGTTCAAGTCGATTATCGACTCGATTCTCGACGACATCACCTCGAGTCAAGACGCCATGCTCATGCTGGTCAACATCCATGCGTCGGACCACTATTTGTTCCAGCACTCGGTGAACGTCTGCATCTATTCTACGATTCTGGGTCAAGCCTACGGATACACCCGCGAAGAGCTGTTCACGCTGGGGCTTGGCGCGTTGCTGCACGACATCGGCAAGACGCAGCTGCCGCAGGACGTGCTGCTCAAGCCGTCGCGGCTGACGAATCAAGAGTTCGAGATCATCAAGTCGCATCCGATGCTCGGCTTCAGGATGCTGAAGGACGAGCCGAACGTGCCGCTCCTCTCCGCGCACATCGCGCTGCAGCATCATGAGCGCGTCGACGGCTCCGGCTACCCGCGCGCGATCGCGGGCGACGAGATCCACGAATACGCCCGCTGGGTCGGCTTAGTCGACTCGTACGACGCGATGACGACGCATCGGGTGTACCGCCAAGCGATGCTGCCGCACGAGGCGATGGAGCGGCTGTACGCCGGAGCGGGCACGCTGTACGATCAGCATAAGATCGAGCTGTTCCGCGATAAGGTCGCGATTTACCCGCTCGGGATGATCGTCGCGCTGGACACGAGCGAGATCGGCGTCGTCGTGGACGTCAACGCGTTGTCGCCGCAGCGTCCCGTCGTTCGCATCATGTACGATGCGGACGGCCGGAGCGTGACGCCGTACGAGATCGACTTGTCGAAGTCGCTGACGACGTATATCAAGGAAGCGAACGTCGCGGTCGCGGACATGAGCGCGTAA
- a CDS encoding C40 family peptidase, with protein sequence MARLWKTISIAVAIGLTVTACGAGAGGGTANRDEDGVTTRSFPMTGHESLLERARLWGNDHGVGQNNIANHNVGRDADNDGTRQDGPLISSDERISPFPQGSVRPLNAGAAGRGGMGMMQTQTAQQPITVPFVTEGGERYIALDTLVDVLQFEHYETASKDVREIGDKDVLFRLKAGSKEAEKEGNPITLSAPPKLINGKMMLPVSSATDLFAEEMVFETGADGLTLFPSDGAELGRDTDGPDAEQVDPSLDFADDPNDPFKGDDAEGAFASEEEAEAALGALEALAADPEAVPALKNININAMIRTAKKYLGVPYRFGAGPYPKTNRFDCSSYTRYVFAKYGIDLPRTARAQARIGKTVSRKSLRKGDLLYFYVPGRFKSNKTIGHVGIYIGNRMMIHANTEPKNGVQLRSIDRAFWKKTFITAKRIAY encoded by the coding sequence ATGGCGCGCCTTTGGAAGACGATATCGATCGCAGTTGCGATCGGCTTAACGGTTACCGCCTGCGGCGCAGGCGCGGGCGGCGGCACGGCCAACCGGGACGAGGACGGCGTAACGACCCGCTCGTTCCCGATGACCGGCCACGAGTCTCTGCTGGAGCGGGCACGGCTCTGGGGCAACGATCACGGGGTCGGTCAGAACAACATCGCGAACCATAACGTCGGGCGCGACGCCGACAACGACGGGACGAGGCAGGACGGGCCGCTGATCAGCAGCGACGAGCGGATTTCGCCGTTCCCGCAGGGCAGCGTCCGGCCGCTGAACGCGGGAGCCGCCGGCCGAGGCGGGATGGGCATGATGCAGACGCAAACCGCGCAGCAGCCGATCACGGTGCCGTTCGTGACGGAAGGCGGAGAACGTTACATCGCGCTGGATACGCTGGTGGACGTGCTGCAGTTCGAGCATTACGAGACCGCCTCGAAGGACGTGCGGGAAATCGGGGACAAAGACGTGTTGTTCCGTCTCAAAGCCGGCAGCAAGGAAGCCGAGAAGGAAGGCAACCCGATCACGTTGTCCGCGCCGCCGAAGCTGATCAACGGCAAGATGATGCTGCCGGTGTCCAGCGCCACCGATCTGTTCGCCGAGGAGATGGTGTTCGAGACGGGCGCCGACGGCTTGACGCTGTTCCCGTCCGACGGCGCGGAGTTGGGGCGGGATACGGACGGACCCGACGCGGAGCAGGTCGACCCGTCGCTCGATTTCGCGGACGATCCGAACGACCCGTTCAAGGGCGACGACGCGGAAGGCGCCTTCGCGAGCGAGGAGGAAGCCGAGGCGGCGCTGGGCGCGCTCGAAGCGCTCGCGGCCGATCCCGAGGCGGTGCCGGCGCTCAAGAATATTAACATTAACGCGATGATTCGAACGGCGAAGAAATATCTCGGCGTCCCCTATAGATTCGGGGCGGGCCCATATCCGAAGACGAATCGATTCGATTGTTCCTCCTATACGCGGTACGTCTTCGCGAAATATGGGATCGACCTGCCTCGCACGGCGCGGGCCCAGGCGAGAATCGGCAAGACGGTATCGCGCAAGAGCCTTCGTAAAGGAGACTTATTGTACTTCTACGTTCCCGGCCGCTTCAAGTCGAACAAGACGATCGGCCACGTAGGCATCTATATCGGGAACCGGATGATGATCCACGCCAACACGGAGCCGAAGAACGGCGTCCAGCTGCGGAGCATCGACCGGGCGTTCTGGAAAAAAACGTTCATCACGGCGAAGCGAATCGCTTACTAA